Proteins from a single region of Amycolatopsis sp. CA-230715:
- a CDS encoding FAD-dependent oxidoreductase, with amino-acid sequence MPGKPFHVLIIGAGTGGMALAHALKNNGVSVAVYERDRTRLDFLQGHRVGINPEGTRALRACLSPELFDTFVATCAAPMRRGTLYTEKLSELVSLDFPLDRDASNSEKSVSRVTLKQLLRTGVDDILHFGKYFTHYEHEAEGRITAHFEDGSTATGDVLVAADGTRSRVRAQYLPHAKLDDAEMVSAAGKVPLDDEVRALLPPHMTDGMSIVLAPRGRFFLLHTMEFPWDDERRPKNGIGGKDAELISAWPGLQFDNTTDHLIWGIALPPALSPAGLAKAAGTEVIEIAKEMSAGWSPVLHRLFELSDPTTCAVSTRQSTSVPIPAWETSGVTLLGDAIHTMTPGRGVGANTALKDAQLLADRLVAAHRGEIGIVEGIHEYETRMIEYGFDAVRESLKFYGKDNPLNGRVGGRALLALVRGGARAVQALPPVKRKLVHRMLADRGATTPERPSP; translated from the coding sequence ATGCCCGGAAAACCGTTCCACGTCCTGATCATCGGCGCCGGCACCGGCGGAATGGCGCTGGCGCACGCGCTCAAGAACAACGGCGTGAGCGTCGCCGTCTACGAGCGCGACCGCACCCGCCTCGACTTCTTGCAGGGCCATCGCGTCGGCATCAACCCCGAGGGCACGCGGGCGCTGCGCGCATGCCTGTCACCCGAGCTGTTCGACACGTTCGTCGCGACCTGCGCCGCGCCGATGCGTCGCGGAACGCTCTACACCGAGAAGCTCAGCGAGCTGGTCTCGCTCGACTTCCCCCTCGACCGCGACGCTTCGAACAGCGAGAAATCCGTCAGCCGCGTGACACTGAAGCAACTCCTGCGCACCGGCGTCGACGACATCCTGCACTTCGGGAAGTACTTCACCCACTACGAGCACGAGGCCGAAGGCCGGATCACCGCGCATTTCGAGGACGGCTCCACGGCGACCGGTGACGTGCTCGTCGCCGCCGACGGCACCCGGTCGCGCGTCCGGGCCCAGTACCTCCCGCACGCGAAGCTCGACGACGCCGAGATGGTCAGCGCCGCGGGAAAGGTGCCGCTCGACGACGAGGTCCGCGCGCTGCTCCCGCCGCACATGACCGACGGCATGTCGATCGTCCTCGCGCCGCGCGGCCGCTTCTTCCTCCTGCACACCATGGAGTTCCCGTGGGACGACGAGCGGAGGCCCAAGAACGGGATCGGCGGCAAGGACGCCGAGCTGATCTCCGCGTGGCCCGGCTTGCAGTTCGACAACACCACCGACCACCTGATCTGGGGTATCGCGCTGCCACCCGCACTCAGCCCGGCCGGATTGGCGAAGGCAGCGGGCACGGAGGTCATCGAGATCGCGAAGGAGATGTCAGCGGGCTGGTCCCCCGTGCTGCACCGGCTCTTCGAGCTGAGCGATCCCACCACGTGCGCGGTGTCCACGCGCCAGTCGACCTCGGTGCCGATCCCGGCGTGGGAAACCAGCGGGGTGACGCTGCTCGGCGACGCGATCCACACCATGACACCAGGTCGCGGCGTCGGGGCGAACACCGCGCTCAAGGACGCCCAGCTCCTCGCCGACCGGCTCGTCGCGGCTCACCGCGGCGAGATCGGGATCGTCGAGGGCATCCACGAGTACGAGACGCGGATGATCGAATACGGGTTCGACGCGGTCCGCGAGTCGTTGAAGTTCTACGGCAAGGACAACCCGCTCAACGGCCGCGTCGGCGGCAGGGCGCTGCTCGCCCTGGTCCGCGGCGGCGCGAGAGCGGTCCAGGCGCTGCCACCGGTGAAGCGCAAACTGGTCCACCGCATGCTCGCCGACCGCGGAGCCACCACGCCGGAGCGCCCGTCCCCCTGA